One genomic window of Clostridioides sp. ES-S-0054-01 includes the following:
- a CDS encoding DUF951 domain-containing protein, producing MPMDLKIGDIVELKKQHACGCKEFEIIRIGMDIKIKCTKCSRLIMLDRETLEKRVKKLIKK from the coding sequence ATGCCAATGGATTTAAAAATAGGTGATATTGTTGAATTAAAAAAGCAACATGCATGCGGGTGTAAAGAATTTGAAATCATAAGAATTGGAATGGATATAAAAATAAAATGTACCAAATGTTCAAGGCTAATAATGCTTGACAGAGAGACCTTAGAAAAAAGAGTAAAAAAGCTAATAAAAAAGTGA
- a CDS encoding DUF3343 domain-containing protein, protein MNQMYIVSFNSTHHAIRSEKLFGENSLRVMALPTPREITASCGISIKFSFEDMEKIKTILVENNVDIKGIYCISRLENGSKKVEKLD, encoded by the coding sequence ATGAATCAAATGTATATAGTGTCGTTTAATTCGACACATCATGCAATAAGATCAGAAAAGTTATTTGGTGAAAATAGTCTAAGAGTAATGGCTCTTCCAACACCAAGAGAAATAACAGCAAGTTGTGGAATATCAATTAAATTTTCTTTTGAAGATATGGAAAAGATAAAAACAATTTTAGTTGAGAATAATGTAGATATAAAAGGAATTTATTGTATAAGTAGATTGGAAAATGGCTCAAAAAAAGTAGAGAAGTTAGACTAG
- the yedF gene encoding sulfurtransferase-like selenium metabolism protein YedF, whose amino-acid sequence MSIKIDARGLACPKPVINTKKELDNIEEGIVVTTVDNETAKENVLKLAKSLNCEANIVDEKENFISIEIRKGQNILDEQNTVDDKESELEDTCVFISSDKMGLGNDELGKVLIKGFIYTLTESKPYPKYVLLANGGVKLSAENEETIENLKILESAGVEVLSCGTCLDYYNLKDKLQVGSVTNMYTIVETLKNASNTISI is encoded by the coding sequence ATGAGTATAAAAATAGATGCTAGAGGGCTTGCTTGTCCGAAACCAGTTATAAATACAAAGAAAGAATTAGATAACATAGAAGAAGGTATTGTAGTTACAACAGTCGACAATGAAACAGCTAAAGAAAATGTATTAAAACTTGCTAAGTCTTTAAATTGTGAAGCAAATATTGTTGACGAAAAAGAGAATTTTATATCTATAGAAATTAGAAAAGGTCAAAATATCTTAGATGAACAAAATACTGTAGATGATAAAGAAAGTGAACTAGAAGATACCTGTGTATTTATATCTTCAGATAAGATGGGACTTGGAAATGATGAATTAGGAAAAGTATTAATAAAAGGATTTATATATACTTTAACAGAATCTAAACCTTATCCTAAATATGTACTTTTAGCTAACGGAGGAGTAAAATTAAGTGCTGAAAATGAAGAAACTATAGAAAACTTAAAAATACTTGAAAGTGCAGGTGTAGAAGTCTTATCTTGTGGGACCTGTTTAGACTACTATAATTTAAAAGACAAATTACAAGTAGGTTCAGTTACAAATATGTATACTATAGTTGAGACATTAAAGAATGCATCAAATACTATTTCTATATAA
- a CDS encoding tetratricopeptide repeat protein: MEILSLGEKIKKLRKEKNMTLKELAGDRITAAQISHIERDKSHTSYELLEYLGDKLDVSVEYLLETKEMQSKKITDNLILQSEIYIKENELNKAETQIKEVLDICKRYDLMENYGRCNYLMANINLKKSNYNDAIENFEKALYFFIKNSDSENILKCYLNIGKIYMQEDFYKGAISHFNFAEEILLENKFEDVNIYKELYSKMAYCYIKLDNPNMSLKYIDKINEIDNRNDRKEDVDILVLKANNMLEIGKYEESKDYFKKALKILENEDNKTGLANVYLTICDVYRKIGETDRVLEYSQKVYDIKKNDEDEYMMSGLFKIIEAYIDKEDYDLARKYCKIALASSIKNKNKFNEYKVLKFYANMYKNQNEVTLAIEYLIKCIKIVSDLGNNRILANLYIDLGQLYSNISKEKELEYYQKGVFMYKNLEIM; the protein is encoded by the coding sequence ATGGAAATTTTGAGCTTAGGAGAAAAGATTAAAAAATTAAGAAAAGAAAAAAACATGACATTAAAAGAATTAGCTGGAGATAGGATAACAGCAGCACAAATAAGCCATATAGAGAGAGATAAATCTCATACTAGTTATGAACTGTTGGAATATCTAGGCGATAAGCTAGATGTAAGTGTAGAATACTTGTTAGAGACTAAAGAGATGCAGTCAAAAAAGATAACTGATAATTTAATACTACAGAGCGAAATTTATATAAAAGAAAATGAGTTAAACAAGGCTGAGACCCAAATAAAAGAAGTTTTAGATATATGTAAGAGATACGATTTAATGGAGAACTATGGCAGATGTAATTATTTAATGGCTAATATCAATTTGAAAAAATCTAATTATAATGATGCTATAGAAAACTTTGAGAAGGCATTATACTTCTTTATAAAAAATAGTGATAGTGAAAATATACTTAAGTGTTATTTAAACATAGGAAAAATATACATGCAGGAAGACTTTTATAAAGGTGCAATAAGTCACTTTAATTTTGCAGAGGAAATTTTATTAGAGAATAAGTTTGAGGATGTTAACATATACAAGGAACTATATAGTAAGATGGCATATTGTTACATAAAATTAGATAATCCAAATATGTCACTGAAGTACATAGATAAGATAAATGAAATAGATAATAGAAATGATAGAAAAGAAGATGTTGATATTTTGGTGTTAAAAGCAAATAATATGCTTGAAATTGGAAAATATGAAGAGTCAAAAGATTACTTTAAAAAAGCATTAAAAATACTTGAAAATGAAGATAATAAAACTGGATTAGCAAATGTGTATTTAACAATTTGTGACGTTTACAGAAAAATAGGTGAGACAGATAGAGTACTTGAATATTCACAAAAGGTATATGACATAAAGAAAAATGATGAAGATGAATATATGATGTCAGGTTTATTCAAGATAATAGAAGCATATATAGATAAAGAAGATTATGATTTGGCTAGAAAATATTGTAAGATAGCTTTAGCTTCATCAATAAAAAATAAAAATAAGTTCAATGAATATAAAGTGTTAAAATTCTATGCTAATATGTATAAAAATCAAAATGAAGTCACTCTTGCAATTGAGTATTTAATTAAATGCATAAAAATAGTATCAGATTTAGGTAACAATAGAATATTGGCCAATTTATATATAGACTTAGGGCAATTATATTCAAATATATCAAAAGAAAAAGAGTTAGAATATTATCAAAAAGGTGTATTTATGTATAAAAACTTAGAAATAATGTAA
- a CDS encoding GerMN domain-containing protein: MKNKKIMLVLSILSISIFAVGCTNAQNGNDTSKKETKSNTNVEQPKEENNTEKEVPNKKTTSTPKEETKTQSVTIYSFDVDKTDLIENKVDLSKIDENILFEELQKLKVVPESAKLNSFTTKDINGVKTGILDVSSDFTKSNLGSDAETLMLDSVARTYIKNMNVEQIKITVDGSNYESGHIVLEEGDYLK; the protein is encoded by the coding sequence ATGAAAAATAAGAAAATAATGTTAGTGTTAAGTATATTATCTATATCTATATTTGCAGTTGGTTGTACTAATGCTCAAAATGGAAATGATACATCTAAAAAAGAAACTAAGAGCAATACAAATGTTGAACAACCAAAAGAAGAAAACAACACTGAAAAAGAGGTTCCTAACAAAAAAACTACATCTACTCCAAAAGAAGAGACTAAAACTCAATCGGTTACTATTTACTCTTTTGATGTAGACAAGACAGATTTAATTGAAAATAAGGTTGATTTAAGCAAAATTGATGAAAACATTCTATTTGAAGAACTTCAAAAACTTAAAGTTGTTCCAGAATCTGCAAAATTAAATTCATTTACTACAAAAGACATTAATGGTGTAAAAACTGGTATATTAGACGTTAGCTCTGATTTTACAAAATCAAATTTAGGTAGTGATGCAGAAACTTTAATGCTTGATTCAGTTGCTCGTACTTACATAAAAAATATGAATGTTGAACAAATAAAAATTACGGTTGATGGCTCTAATTATGAAAGTGGTCATATAGTTCTTGAAGAAGGGGATTACTTAAAGTAA
- a CDS encoding aminotransferase class V-fold PLP-dependent enzyme has protein sequence MIYLDNAATTYPKPERVYDAVLDCMKNYCANPGRAGHKLAMRAAREIYDARENIAKLFNVSNPMNIVFTSNATDSLNLAIKGVLQEGDHVITTSMEHNSVIRPIKALEKKGVENTVVKCDYEGFLDYEDLEKSIKKNTKLIVTTHASNVCGTLIDIKKVGEIAKKHKILFLVDASQTAGVYDIDVNECNIDMLAMPGHKCLFGPQGTGILYVREGLNLNILKEGGTGSKSEEMIQPELFPDKYESGTHNTPGIAGLNQGILFIFERGINNIRQHEEELCQYMIDKLEEVPDIKIYGPKDSKKRASVIALNIGNMDSGEVTFLLDSDYNIATRSGIHCSPLAHTTLGTLKQGAVRFSIGYFNTKDEIDKAVEALKKISKNK, from the coding sequence ATGATTTATTTAGATAATGCTGCAACTACGTATCCAAAACCTGAAAGAGTGTATGATGCTGTTTTAGATTGTATGAAAAACTATTGTGCAAATCCAGGTAGAGCAGGGCATAAACTTGCTATGAGAGCTGCTAGGGAAATATATGATGCAAGAGAGAATATAGCTAAGTTGTTCAATGTTAGTAATCCTATGAATATAGTATTTACATCTAATGCAACAGATTCTCTAAATTTAGCAATAAAAGGTGTATTACAAGAAGGAGACCACGTAATAACAACGTCTATGGAGCATAATTCAGTAATAAGACCTATAAAAGCATTGGAAAAAAAAGGTGTTGAGAATACTGTAGTAAAATGCGACTATGAGGGTTTTCTAGATTATGAAGACTTAGAAAAATCAATAAAAAAGAATACTAAATTGATTGTAACAACACATGCATCTAATGTATGTGGAACTTTAATCGATATAAAAAAGGTTGGAGAAATAGCTAAAAAACATAAGATACTGTTTTTAGTAGATGCATCACAAACAGCAGGTGTTTATGATATAGATGTAAATGAATGTAATATAGATATGTTGGCAATGCCAGGTCATAAATGCTTATTTGGGCCTCAAGGAACAGGTATATTATATGTAAGAGAAGGACTAAATTTAAATATCTTAAAAGAAGGTGGAACAGGTAGTAAATCAGAAGAAATGATTCAACCAGAATTGTTCCCAGATAAATATGAATCAGGAACTCATAATACTCCAGGCATAGCAGGTCTTAATCAAGGTATATTATTTATATTTGAAAGAGGAATCAACAATATAAGACAACATGAAGAAGAATTATGTCAATATATGATAGACAAGTTAGAGGAAGTACCAGATATAAAGATATATGGACCAAAAGATAGTAAAAAAAGAGCATCAGTAATAGCTCTAAATATAGGAAATATGGATTCTGGAGAGGTTACTTTTTTATTAGATAGTGATTATAATATAGCTACTAGATCAGGAATACATTGTTCTCCACTAGCACATACTACTTTAGGTACCTTAAAGCAAGGTGCAGTGAGATTTAGTATAGGATATTTCAATACAAAAGATGAGATAGATAAAGCAGTGGAAGCTTTGAAGAAAATTTCAAAAAATAAATAG
- a CDS encoding ParB/RepB/Spo0J family partition protein yields MENKSRRSNRLGRGLSALIPEIKGETSEKEIVNIDIDKIYPNEVQPRKQFDEEKIKVLSDSIKNYGVLQPIVVKMDENDKYMIIAGERRFRASKLANKNQIPAIIKDIDMKDVMEIALIENLQREDLNSIEEALAYKSLIEHYNVTQEEISEAVGKSRPHITNTLRLLNLGQDVIEMIDSGRITAGHGKALLRIVDKDLQLQIAKKIEEEELSVREVENIAKKISENKEEVPKKSKPKDVFILDVEDKLRNIFGTKVNISKGKKKGKIEIEYYNDDDLNSIVSMLLE; encoded by the coding sequence ATGGAAAATAAGTCTAGAAGAAGTAATAGATTAGGTAGAGGTCTTAGTGCGTTGATACCAGAAATTAAAGGAGAAACTTCAGAAAAAGAAATAGTCAACATAGATATAGACAAAATATATCCAAACGAAGTTCAACCTAGAAAACAGTTTGATGAAGAAAAGATAAAAGTACTTTCTGATTCTATAAAAAATTATGGTGTTTTACAACCGATAGTGGTTAAAATGGATGAAAATGATAAATATATGATAATAGCTGGAGAAAGAAGATTTAGAGCATCAAAACTTGCAAATAAAAATCAAATACCTGCTATAATTAAAGATATAGATATGAAAGATGTAATGGAGATAGCCTTAATTGAAAACTTACAGAGGGAAGATTTAAACTCAATAGAAGAGGCTCTAGCATATAAGAGTTTAATAGAGCATTACAATGTAACTCAAGAAGAAATATCAGAAGCCGTTGGTAAAAGTAGACCTCATATAACTAATACACTAAGACTTTTAAACCTTGGACAAGATGTCATAGAGATGATAGATAGTGGTAGAATTACGGCAGGTCATGGAAAGGCTTTATTAAGGATTGTAGATAAAGATTTACAATTACAAATAGCAAAAAAAATAGAAGAAGAAGAACTTTCTGTAAGAGAAGTCGAAAATATAGCTAAAAAGATATCTGAAAATAAAGAAGAAGTACCAAAAAAATCTAAGCCTAAAGATGTATTTATATTAGACGTAGAAGATAAACTTAGAAATATCTTTGGAACAAAAGTGAATATTTCCAAAGGAAAGAAAAAAGGTAAAATAGAGATAGAATACTATAATGATGACGACTTAAACAGTATTGTATCAATGCTTCTTGAATAG
- a CDS encoding ParA family protein: MGKVIAVFNQKGGVGKTTTNVNLSASLGTLGKKILVLDLDPQGNTTSGYGINKNEVENTIYEIMLDGLHIKEAIISTEFENVDVVPSATELSGAEIELTSKTNREYILKNSIKAVIDEYDYIFLDCPPSLGMLTINCLTAVDSVLIPIQCEYYALEGVSQLMETINLVKSRLNADIEIQGVVLSMFDGRANLSIQVVEEVKKYFKGSVYTTLIPRNVRLAEAPSHGKPVIYYDKRCRGSVAYLELAEEFIDLEEEEW, translated from the coding sequence ATGGGCAAAGTTATAGCTGTATTCAATCAAAAGGGTGGAGTCGGGAAAACTACAACAAATGTAAATTTAAGTGCTAGTTTAGGAACTTTAGGAAAGAAAATATTAGTATTAGATTTAGACCCACAAGGAAATACAACCAGTGGATATGGTATTAATAAAAATGAAGTAGAAAATACAATCTATGAAATTATGTTAGATGGGTTACATATTAAAGAAGCAATAATAAGTACTGAATTTGAAAATGTGGATGTAGTTCCATCAGCTACTGAACTATCAGGTGCAGAGATAGAGCTTACATCTAAAACTAACAGAGAGTATATTTTAAAAAATTCCATAAAAGCAGTAATAGATGAATATGATTATATATTTTTAGATTGTCCACCCTCACTTGGGATGCTTACAATAAATTGTTTAACTGCTGTAGATAGTGTTTTAATTCCAATACAATGTGAATATTATGCTTTAGAAGGTGTTAGTCAATTGATGGAGACTATAAATTTAGTAAAATCAAGATTAAATGCTGACATAGAGATTCAAGGCGTTGTTTTAAGTATGTTTGATGGAAGAGCTAATCTATCAATACAAGTAGTTGAAGAAGTTAAGAAATACTTTAAAGGAAGTGTATATACAACTCTAATTCCAAGAAATGTAAGACTTGCAGAAGCTCCAAGTCATGGGAAACCTGTAATTTATTATGATAAAAGATGTAGAGGGTCTGTAGCTTATTTGGAACTAGCAGAAGAATTTATAGATTTAGAAGAGGAGGAATGGTAG
- the noc gene encoding nucleoid occlusion protein yields the protein MEDKRVMEIPIEDVVPNPYQPRKIFSQVSLEELSNSIKVYGIIQPITVRAKGGKYELIAGERRLRAAKLAELKTIPAIINNMNDESSAVLALLENLQREDLNFIEEAIGYENLIKEHAFTQQQLAEKLGKNQSTVANKLRILKLPNDIKMKLIENNLTERHARAFLKLPSEDLMQSVLDKVIKNELTVKKTEKLIQDILEEAKVQEEPDKKQNIKGAMSIRIYINTIKQAFDAISNTGIDAKYNEIDKGDYMEVVVKIPKK from the coding sequence ATGGAAGATAAAAGAGTTATGGAGATACCTATAGAAGATGTAGTTCCAAATCCATATCAACCAAGAAAAATATTTTCACAAGTTTCATTGGAGGAATTGAGCAATTCTATAAAGGTATATGGTATAATTCAACCTATAACAGTTAGAGCAAAAGGTGGAAAATATGAGCTAATTGCAGGAGAAAGAAGATTAAGAGCAGCTAAATTAGCAGAGCTTAAAACTATACCAGCAATTATAAATAATATGAACGATGAATCTTCTGCTGTTCTAGCGTTATTAGAAAATTTGCAACGAGAAGACTTAAATTTCATTGAAGAAGCAATCGGTTATGAAAACTTAATAAAAGAACATGCTTTTACTCAACAGCAATTAGCGGAAAAATTGGGCAAAAATCAATCTACTGTAGCAAATAAGCTTAGAATATTAAAGCTTCCAAACGATATAAAAATGAAGCTGATAGAGAATAATTTAACAGAAAGGCATGCTAGAGCATTTCTTAAACTACCAAGTGAAGATTTAATGCAAAGTGTACTGGACAAAGTTATAAAAAATGAATTGACTGTTAAAAAAACAGAAAAATTGATACAAGATATATTAGAAGAAGCTAAAGTTCAAGAAGAGCCTGATAAAAAACAGAATATAAAGGGTGCTATGAGTATAAGAATTTACATAAATACTATAAAGCAGGCCTTTGATGCTATATCAAATACAGGAATTGATGCTAAGTATAATGAAATAGATAAGGGAGATTATATGGAGGTTGTTGTAAAAATCCCTAAAAAATAG
- the rsmG gene encoding 16S rRNA (guanine(527)-N(7))-methyltransferase RsmG encodes MNNIELLKNGIESFNIDTNDSMLEKFKIYREILVDWNKKMNLTGIEDEKEVYIKHFLDSISAVKNGYIKNGISIIDVGTGAGFPGIPLRICMDSLELTLLDSLNKRINFLEEVSRELELDNITFIHGRAEDFGKNENYREKYDVATARAVAGLPILMEFCVPFVKVGGYFICLKGPNANLELEESQKAIDVLGLEFIEKIDVELPEIDLNHNILVFKKIKETPVKYPRKAGKPAKNPIK; translated from the coding sequence GTGAATAATATAGAACTTCTGAAAAATGGAATTGAAAGTTTTAATATAGATACGAATGATAGTATGCTAGAAAAATTTAAAATCTATAGAGAGATATTAGTTGACTGGAATAAAAAGATGAATCTTACTGGAATAGAGGATGAAAAAGAAGTATATATAAAGCATTTTTTAGATTCTATTTCAGCTGTAAAAAATGGGTATATAAAAAATGGTATATCTATAATAGATGTTGGTACAGGTGCTGGTTTTCCTGGAATACCATTGAGAATATGTATGGATAGTTTAGAACTTACTTTGTTGGATTCTTTAAATAAAAGAATAAACTTTTTAGAGGAAGTCAGTAGAGAATTAGAGTTAGATAATATCACATTTATACATGGAAGAGCTGAAGATTTTGGTAAAAATGAAAACTATAGAGAAAAGTATGATGTTGCTACAGCAAGAGCTGTTGCTGGATTACCAATTCTTATGGAATTTTGTGTACCATTTGTAAAAGTTGGAGGATATTTTATTTGTTTGAAAGGTCCAAATGCTAATTTAGAATTAGAAGAATCACAAAAAGCTATTGACGTTTTAGGATTGGAGTTTATTGAAAAAATAGATGTAGAATTACCAGAGATAGATTTAAATCATAATATATTAGTTTTTAAAAAAATAAAGGAAACACCAGTTAAGTACCCTAGAAAAGCTGGTAAACCGGCTAAAAATCCTATTAAGTAA